One Cryptomeria japonica chromosome 9, Sugi_1.0, whole genome shotgun sequence genomic window carries:
- the LOC131064620 gene encoding secreted RxLR effector protein 161-like, giving the protein MCENVTTKRPSAKSDSPIENESTFRQLVGSLIYLTATRPDLSYVVSYISCFMTTPIAEHWIVVKRDLCYVKGTFDFDILYGRNKDLRLIDYIVLDWAGYVDDKKSTFGYVFSLGTGTVTWTSKKQQAVALSSTKAEYWGTVKTTCEAIWLRRMLSDMQMS; this is encoded by the coding sequence atgtgtgaaaatgtcacaacaaaaAGGCCTTCGGCCAAATCTGATTCACCTATTGAGAATGAATCCACATTCCGacaactagtgggcagtctcatctatctcactgccactagacctgatctCAGTTATGTTGTGAGCTACATTTCTTGTTTCATGACAACCCCTATAGCTGAACATTGGATTGTAGTGAAGCGTGACCTGTGCTATGTCAAGGGCACTTTTGACTTTGACATTCTGTATGGCAGAAACAAAGATCTTAGACTCATTGATTACATAGTCTTAGATTGGGCAGGCTATGTTGATGACAAAAAATCTACATTTGGATATGTCTTTAGTTTGGGAACAGGTACTGTtacttggactagtaagaagcaacaGGCTGTAGCTCTTTCCTCGACCAAAGCAGAATATTGGGGAACTGTAAAAACAacttgtgaggcaatttggcttcgaaGGATGCTTTCAGACATGCAAATGTCTTAG